From Tripterygium wilfordii isolate XIE 37 chromosome 16, ASM1340144v1, whole genome shotgun sequence, one genomic window encodes:
- the LOC119981459 gene encoding cation/H(+) antiporter 18-like — translation MASNATIGHKCPPAMKPTSNGIFQGDNPLDFALPLAILQICLVLVLTRGLAFLLRPLRQPRVIAEIIGGILLGPSALGRNKTYLQAVFPTKSLTVLDTLANIGLIFFLFLAGLELDPKSLCRTGKKAISIAIAGISLPFALGIGSSFVLRETISKGVHATSFLVFMGVAMSITAFPVLARILAELKLLTTDVGRMAMSAAAVNDVAAWILLALAIALSGSNNSPLVSVWVLLGGCGFLIGSILIVRPIFKWLAKQCREGEPVKELYVCATLATVLAAGFITDFIGIHAMFGGFVIGVLVPKDGPFAGALGEKIEDLVSGLLLPLYFVSSGLKTNVATIKGLESWGLLALVIFTACFGKIVGTVLVSLSFKMHLREAFALAFLMNTKGLVELIVLNIGKDRKVLNDQTFAIMVLMAIFTTFITTPIVMTIYKPARKRRAADYKYRTIERKNTNSQLRIMACFHSSRNIPSIINLLEASRGIEKGDGLCVYAMHLMELSERSSAILMVHKARKNGLPFWNKGQGSDSNHVVVAFEAFQQLSQVSVRSMTAISSMSDIHEDICMTAEGKRAAILILPFHKHQRVDGSLETTRTDFRLVNRRVLKDAPCSVGILVDRGLGGTTHVSASNVSSVITVLFFGGRDDREAVAYGVRMAEHPGISLMVIHFVVEPAATGEILRIDMINNFGNKPSSLDEECLSELMKRTSLDDSVKYEQKFVRNAAQIIDVIREQNRTNLFLVGRMPDGEVALALNKSSECPELGPIGSLLTFSDSPTRASVLVLQQYSSEVRRDLDSPANGLPENDSESN, via the exons ATGGCTTCTAATGCTACAATAGGGCACAAATGTCCACCCGCAATGAAACCCACATCGAATGGCATATTCCAGGGTGATAATCCCCTTGATTTCGCGCTCCCTCTTGCCATTCTACAGATATGTCTTGTGCTTGTACTCACACGGGGTCTTGCTTTTCTTTTGAGACCATTAAGACAGCCAAGAGTGATTGCAGAGATTATT GGTGGAATCTTACTTGGGCCATCTGCTCTGGGTCGAAACAAGACATATCTGCAAGCAGTATTTCCAACCAAGAGTCTCACTGTGCTTGATACTCTCGCAAATATTGGCCTTATCTTCTTTTTATTCCTAGCTGGTCTAGAGTTAGATCCCAAATCTCTTTGTCGTACTGGCAAAAAGGCCATTTCAATTGCCATTGCAGGAATTAGCCTCCCATTTGCATTGGGAATTGGTTCTTCATTTGTCCTTCGAGAAACCATATCTAAAGGCGTACATGCTACctcatttcttgtatttatGGGGGTGGCCATGTCTATAACTGCCTTCCCTGTGTTAGCTCGTATTCTGGCTGAGCTAAAGCTTTTAACCACTGATGTTGGCAGAATGGCTATGTCAGCTGCTGCAGTTAATGATGTGGCTGCATGGATTCTACTTGCCCTTGCCATTGCACTATCTGGTTCTAACAATTCTCCCCTTGTCTCGGTTTGGGTCTTATTGGGTGGATGCGGTTTTCTTATTGGTTCAATCCTCATTGTCCGTCCGATCTTTAAATGGCTGGCTAAGCAATGCCGTGAAGGCGAGCCAGTGAAAGAATTGTATGTCtgtgctacactagcaactgtcTTGGCTGCTGGATTTATAACTGATTTTATTGGAATCCATGCCATGTTTGGTGGTTTTGTTATTGGGGTTCTTGTCCCAAAGGATGGACCATTTGCTGGTGCCCTTGGTGAAAAAATTGAGGACCTTGTATCTGGCCTTTTACTGCCATTGTACTTCGTATCAAGTGGATTGAAAACCAATGTAGCCACCATCAAGGGGCTTGAATCGTGGGGTCTTCTCGCTCTGGTCATTTTTACAGCTTGTTTTGGTAAAATTGTCGGCACAGTTTTGGTATCCCTTTCTTTCAAAATGCATCTACGTGAGGCTTTTGCTCTGGCGTTCCTAATGAATACTAAAGGCTTGGTAGAACTTATTGTTCTTAACATTGGTAAAGACAGAAAG GTTTTAAATGACCAGACATTTGCCATTATGGTGTTGATGGCTATATTTACAACTTTTATCACAACCCCTATTGTTATGACTATATATAAGCCTGCAAGAAAACGCCGAGCAGCTGATTACAAGTACAGAacaattgaaaggaaaaatacaAATTCCCAACTTCGGATTATGGCTTGTTTCCATAGTTCAAGGAATATCCCATCGATAATAAATCTTCTTGAAGCTTCCCGTGGAATTGAGAAGGGTGATGGACTTTGTGTGTATGCAATGCATCTAATGGAACTCAGTGAGAGGTCGTCAGCTATATTAATGGTCCACAAAGCTAGAAAAAATGGGTTACCCTTCTGGAATAAGGGCCAGGGATCAGATTCCAACCACGTTGTTGTCGCTTTTGAGGCTTTCCAGCAATTAAGCCAGGTTTCTGTTCGATCAATGACTGCAATCTCTTCAATGTCTGATATACATGAGGACATATGCATGACTGCTGAGGGAAAGAGAGCTGCAATTTTAATTCTTCCATTCCATAAGCATCAGAGGGTGGATGGTTCCCTAGAGACAACTCGAACAGACTTTCGTTTGGTGAATCGCCGAGTTCTGAAAGATGCACCTTGCTCAGTTGGAATTCTAGTTGATCGTGGGCTTGGAGGAACCACTCATGTATCAGCAAGTAATGTTTCTTCTGTCATTACAGTCCTTTTCTTTGGTGGTAGAGATGACCGGGAAGCTGTTGCATATGGTGTTCGCATGGCTGAACATCCTGGTATCAGTTTGATGGTCATTCACTTCGTAGTTGAACCTGCTGCTACAGGTGAGATCCTTAGAATTGATATGATCAACAATTTTGGCAACAAGCCAAGTTCGTTGGATGAAGAATGCCTCTCTGAGTTGATGAAGAGAACGTCGTTGGACGATTCAGTAAAATACGAACAGAAATTTGTCAGAAATGCTGCACAAATCATTGACGTGATCCGCGAACAGAACCGTACCAATCTTTTTCTGGTAGGTCGAATGCCTGATGGTGAAGTTGCCTTAGCTTTGAATAAAAGCAGTGAATGCCCAGAACTAGGTCCGATAGGTAGTTTGTTGACATTCTCGGATTCTCCAACAAGAGCATCAGTTTTGGTGCTTCAACAGTATAGTAGCGAGGTACGACGGGATCTTGATTCACCAGCAAACGGGTTGCCAGAAAATGACTCCGAATCTAACTAA
- the LOC119980733 gene encoding dirigent protein 5-like translates to MINQVEKFLFLLLLLLLTASQSVFAARKKPQKQQKPCQQFVLYYHDTLFGGTDVANATSAIAANATKLGDFNFGELVVFNDPMTKDNHLLSPPVARAQGFYFYDMKSTYNAWFAYTLVFNSSDYKGTINIMGADMMMEETRDLSVVGGTGDFFMARGIATFQTDTFQGAKYFRLKMSIKLYECP, encoded by the coding sequence ATGATAAACCAAGTAGAGAAATTtcttttcctcctcctcctcctcctcctaacTGCTTCTCAATCTGTCTTTGCTGCCCgtaaaaaaccacaaaaacaacaaaaaccatGTCAGCAATTTGTGCTCTATTATCACGATACCCTCTTTGGTGGCACGGACGTTGCCAATGCAACATCCGCTATAGCCGCTAATGCTACTAAGCTAGGCGACTTCAACTTCGGCGAGCTTGTCGTTTTTAATGATCCGATGACAAAAGACAACCACCTTCTTTCTCCTCCGGTCGCGCGTGCACAGGGGTTCTACTTCTACGACATGAAATCCACTTACAATGCGTGGTTTGCATATACGTTAGTGTTCAATTCAAGTGATTATAAAGGTACCATCAACATTATGGGCGCAGATATGATGATGGAAGAGACGAGGGATCTCTCCGTCGTTGGAGGCACTGGAGACTTCTTCATGGCTAGAGGTATTGCAACATTTCAAACGGATACCTTCCAGGGAGCAAAATATTTTCGTCTTAAGATGTCCATTAAGTTGTATGAATGTCCATAA